GTGCGCGACCTCTACGAGCCCGCCGACGCCGCCCCCGGCGAGTCCGAGACCCTGCTCGTGGTGGCCTCCGACCGGATCAGCGCCTACGACCACGTGCTCTCCCCGCCCATCCCGGACAAGGGCGCCGTGCTCACCCAGCTCACGCTGTGGTGGTTCGAGCGGCTCTCCGAGGGGTACAACGGCGCCGCCGGCGCGCCTGTGGAGCACCACGTGGTGAGCACGGACGTGCCCGAGGCCGTGGCCGGCCGTGCCATGGTGGTCAAGCGCCTGCGGATGTTCCCCGTGGAGTGCATCGCCCGCGGCTACCTCACCGGCTCCGGCCTGGCCGAGTACCGCGAGTCCGGGACCGTCACCGGCCTGCCGCTGCCCACGGGGCTCGTGGACGGCTCCCGCCTGGACCCGGCGATCTTCACCCCGTCCGCGAAGGCGGAGGTCGGCGAGCACGACGAGAACATCACGTTCGAGCAGATGAGCGAGCGGGTGGGGGCCGAGGCCGCCGAGCGGCTGCGCTACCTCACCCTGGACCTGTACTCCCGCGCCGAGGCGATCGCGCGCGACGCCGGCATCATCCTGGCCGACACGAAGGTCGAGTTCGGCGTGGACCCCGCCACCGGCCAGGTGGTGCTCGGCGACGAGGTCCTCACCCCCGACTCCTCCCGCTTCTGGGACGCCGAGGACTACGAGCCCGGCCGCGCCCAGGCCAGCTTCGACAAGCAGTTCGTCCGCGACTGGCTCACGAGCGACGCATCCGGCTGGGACCGCGCCTCCGGGGCCGAGCCGCCGGAGCTGCCCGCCGACGTCGTGGAGAAGACCCGCGCCCGCTACGTGGAGGCGTACGAGCGGCTCACGGGCCGCCCCTTCGAGGCCTGACCCCCGGCCCACAACGGGCGCTTTCGCCGCCCACACGGGCGCTTTCGCTCGGGAAATCGTCGCTACCATGCCGGGATTTCGGCGCGGTAGCGACGATTCCCCGAGCGAAAGTCCGGGGGTGGGTGGGGCGTCCGGTCCTGCACAGACGACGGCGGCCGCGCGCCCGTCCACGGACGGCCCGCTCCGGTGATCGGCCCGACGCCGGACGGGCCAGTGTTCGCGACATGTCGCCTCGTGAACCCGCCCCCCTGCCCGCCGCCTTCTCCGACCTCCCCTTCGGCGCGGCCGACCTCCGCCGCGCCGGCGTCTCGGTCGAGCGCACCCGCCGCGCCGATCTGCGCCGCGTGAGCCAGGGGCTCCACCGGGCCCGGGAGGCCGAGCGCGGCGAGTGGGCCGACCTCGGCTACCCCGTGGACCCCCTGCCGTGGGTGCCGGAGGAGGCAGCCGCCGTCGTGCCCTTGACCGGGGGAGTGGTCTCCCACCTGAGCGCGCTGCTGCTGCACCGGCTGACGGTGCCGCCGTGGGTGCGGCCGGACGGGCGGCTGCACGTGAGCCGGCGGCACGGGCGCGGCGTCTGCGACCGGTCCGGGGTGGTCACGCACGGGCGCTCCGTGCCGCAGGAGGACGTGGTGGCGCTGCACGGGATCGCCGTCACGTCGGTGGAGCGGACGTGGCTGGACCTGGCCTCGCTGATGCCGCGGGGTCCGGTGGATCCGCTGGTGATCGCCGGGGACGCGCTCGTGAACCGTCCGTGGATCGCGGGGGACGGGCGGCGGGGCGAGCCCGTGACGAGCGTCGAGGCGCTGCGGGCGGCGCTGCGCCGGGCGGGGCGGTTCAAGGGCGTGCGCGCGGCCCGGGGGGCCCTGGACCTGGTGCGGGTGGGGGCCGACTCGCCGCCGGAGACCGAGCTGCGGCTCGCGCTGGTGGACGCCGGCCTTCCGGAGCCGGAGCTGCAGGTCTCCGGGGACCCCGGCGACCGGTTCGCGCCCGTCGCGGACCTGGGGTATCGGGACTGGAGGCTGGCGCTGCAGTACGACGGCGGGCATCACCGTTCTCGCGAGCAGCAGGCCCGCGACGCGCGGCGGGACGGCTGGTTCCACGACCGCGGCTGGCGGTCGCTGAGGCTCACCGCCGACGACCGGCTCGACGGGTTCCGGCGCGCCATCGCCTGGGTGCGCCGCCACCGTCCCTGACTTTCGCTCGGGAAATCGTCGCTACCATCCCAGGATTCCGGCGACGTAGCGACGATTTCCCGAGCGAAAGTGCCCGAGGCCGGGCCGGTCAGGCGTCGTCGGGGACGAGCGAGTCCTCCCAGGCCCGGTGCAGGGCGGCGAAGCGGCCGCCGACGGCCACGAGCTCGGCGGGGGAGCCGTCCTCCACCACGCGGCCGTCGTGCACCACGAGAACGCGGTCGGCGATCTCCACGGTGCTCAGCCGGTGCGCGATGATCAGCGCCGTCCGGTTGCCCAGCAGCCGCTCGAGGCCGTCCTGGACCAGCCGCTCGCTGGGCAGGTCCAGGGAGCTGGTGGCCTCGTCGAGGATGAGCACGGCCGGGTCGGCCAGGAACGCGCGGGCGAAGGACACGAGCTGCCGCTGGCCGGCGGAGAGCCGCCCGCCGCGCTTGGAGACGTCTGTGTCGTACCCCTCGGGCAGGTCGAGGATGAACTCGTGGGCGCCCACAGCGCGCGCGGCGGCCTGGATCTCGGCCTCGGAGGCGCCCGGTCGGCCCAGCGCGATGTTCTCGGCCACCGTCCCGGAGAACAGGAACGCCTCCTGGGTCACCATCACCACGTTGCGCCGCAGGTCCGCGCTCGCCAGCTCCTTCAGCTCGACCCCGTCCAGGGTGAGGGAGCCGGACGTGAGGTCGTAGAACCGCGCGATCAGCTTCACCAGCGTGGACTTGCCGGCGCCGGTCTGGCCCACCACGGCCACGGTCTGCCCGGCCGGCACGGTGAGGTCGAACTCGGGCAGGACCACTTTCTCGGGGCCGTAGCCGAAAACGGCGTCCCGGAACGCGATCCGCCCGGAGGCCACGCCCTCGCCGGCGGCCGCGGCCCCGGGCAGTGGGGTGGGCTCGGGCGCCTCGACCACGGCGGGCTCCTCCTCGAGCAGGCCCGAGACCTTCTCCAGGGCCGCGCCGGCGGACTGGAACGAGGAGTAGAACATGGCCACCATCTCCATGGGCTGGAACACGCGGCGGCCGGCGAGCACGAGGGCCACGAGCACGCCCACCTCGAGGTCGCCGGAGAGCACCCGGAGCCCGCCGAACACGAGCAGCGCCGCCACGGTGAGGTTGCCGGTCACCACGAGCACGGGCTGCAGGACGCCGAACAGGGTGAGCGTGTGCACCATGTCGTCCCGGTAGTCGGTGGCCAGGCGGGTGTACTTCGCCTCGTTGGCGCGCTGGCGGCGGAAGGCCTGCACGGCGCGGATGCCGGTCATGGTCTCCACGAAGTGCACGATCGCGCGCGCCGAGGACACCCGGGAGCGCCGGTAGGCCTCCTCGGAGCGCTTCTGGTACCAGCGCACGGCGACGGCCACGGGGATGAACGCCACGAGCAGCACGAGGGCCGAGGGCGGGTCCAGCAGCACGATGGACACCGCGGTGAACGCCATGAACAGTACGCCGGAGACGAGCGAGGACACGCCCTGGTCGAGCAGCTCGCGCAGCGCCTCGAGGTCCGAGGTCTGCCGGGAGATCACGCGCCCGGACGTGTACTTCTCGTGGAAGCCCAGGGAGAGCCGCTGGGTGTGCCGGAACACGCGCACGCGCAGCGCGAGCAGCATGCGCTGGCTCGCGCGCGCCGTGAGCCACTGGTACAGGCCCAGCAGCACGCCGCCGGTGACGCCGGTGAGGGCGTAGGCCCCGCCCACCAGCACGACGACGCCCCACGCGTCTGCCCCGGTGCGCACGGCCTCGACGACCTGGGGCAGGCCCCAGTCGATCGCCCAGGCGATCACCAGCGGCACCGCAGCGCGCGCGGCGTTGGAGACGACCACGAGGACCACCGTGAGCCACAGCATCCCCTTCACGGGGCCGGCGAGCTGGCGCAGCAGCGCCCAGGAACGGCGGCGGACGTGGCGGCGCTCCTCGGGGGTGTACTCGAGGGTCTCCTCGGCGCGCACGCCGAGCACCCGCAGGTCCCGGGCCGCGGCGGCGTCCACCACTGACAGGGTGGAGGTCTCGGGCGCGGCGGTCGATCCGGTGCGGCGGCGCGGGCTCATCGGGTCTCCTCCCGGCCGGCGGTCCGGCCTGCGGGTGGGCGCGCGGCTCCGGCCGGGGGCCGGGCGGCGTCCGTGGCGGCGGCGAGCGCCGCGTCGTCGTGGGCGGCGTCCGCGAGCCCGGCGAGGCTGCGGTCCTCGGCGGCGCCGGTGGTGATGATCTCCCGGTAGGCGGCCGAGCGGGCGAGCAGCTCGGCGTGCGTGCCGACGTCGTGGATCGCCCCGTCCTGCAGCACGGCCACGCGGTCGGCGAGGGCCACGGTGGAGGGCCGGTGGGCCACGATGAGCGTGGTGGTGCCCGCCAGGACCTCGCGCAGCCGGCCGGTGACGGCCTCCTCGGTGCGCACGTCCAGGGCGGAGAGCGGGTCGTCCAGGACGAGCACGTCCGGGCGGGCGGCGATCGCGCGGGCCAGGGCGATGCGCTGGCGCTGCCCGCCGGACAGGCTCAGCCCCTCCTCGCCGATCTCCGTGTCCACGCCCACGGGCAGGTCGCGGGCGAAC
The sequence above is a segment of the Micrococcus endophyticus genome. Coding sequences within it:
- a CDS encoding ABC transporter ATP-binding protein, which encodes MSPRRRTGSTAAPETSTLSVVDAAAARDLRVLGVRAEETLEYTPEERRHVRRRSWALLRQLAGPVKGMLWLTVVLVVVSNAARAAVPLVIAWAIDWGLPQVVEAVRTGADAWGVVVLVGGAYALTGVTGGVLLGLYQWLTARASQRMLLALRVRVFRHTQRLSLGFHEKYTSGRVISRQTSDLEALRELLDQGVSSLVSGVLFMAFTAVSIVLLDPPSALVLLVAFIPVAVAVRWYQKRSEEAYRRSRVSSARAIVHFVETMTGIRAVQAFRRQRANEAKYTRLATDYRDDMVHTLTLFGVLQPVLVVTGNLTVAALLVFGGLRVLSGDLEVGVLVALVLAGRRVFQPMEMVAMFYSSFQSAGAALEKVSGLLEEEPAVVEAPEPTPLPGAAAAGEGVASGRIAFRDAVFGYGPEKVVLPEFDLTVPAGQTVAVVGQTGAGKSTLVKLIARFYDLTSGSLTLDGVELKELASADLRRNVVMVTQEAFLFSGTVAENIALGRPGASEAEIQAAARAVGAHEFILDLPEGYDTDVSKRGGRLSAGQRQLVSFARAFLADPAVLILDEATSSLDLPSERLVQDGLERLLGNRTALIIAHRLSTVEIADRVLVVHDGRVVEDGSPAELVAVGGRFAALHRAWEDSLVPDDA
- a CDS encoding phosphoribosylaminoimidazolesuccinocarboxamide synthase, translating into MSHETPASDTAPHSGAAPRGFAGAEALELPGWRHVYSGKVRDLYEPADAAPGESETLLVVASDRISAYDHVLSPPIPDKGAVLTQLTLWWFERLSEGYNGAAGAPVEHHVVSTDVPEAVAGRAMVVKRLRMFPVECIARGYLTGSGLAEYRESGTVTGLPLPTGLVDGSRLDPAIFTPSAKAEVGEHDENITFEQMSERVGAEAAERLRYLTLDLYSRAEAIARDAGIILADTKVEFGVDPATGQVVLGDEVLTPDSSRFWDAEDYEPGRAQASFDKQFVRDWLTSDASGWDRASGAEPPELPADVVEKTRARYVEAYERLTGRPFEA